The Bacteroidia bacterium genome segment TCAAACAGCAGCGAATATGCAGACTTTGCCACAGCTAAGCAGAAGAAAAAAGAAGTCCATATCGCAGGCGAATGGGTCATGCGCGACAAAGCTGAATACAATCCTGTAAAAAATCCTAACTTATTTACTTTTTACCTCAAAGATGAAAAAGGCGAAGTAGCAAAAGTAGTCTATAAGGACAGCAAACCTGTGGGCTTTGAAGAATCTCAAAAAGTTGTGGTTGTCGGAACTTGGAACGGAGAAAACTTTGAAGCCTCTAAAATTATGATGAAATGCCCCTCTAAATACAATGATGGGGCTAAACCTACCGTAAATAACGACTAAGTCTTATGCAAGATATTCGAAAAGTCAGCTTATCCGAGCTGACCTCCTTCGTTGAAGCGCAAAATGAACCACCGTACAGGGCTAAACAAATTTATCAATGGATTTGGCAGAAACAAGTCCGCAGCTTTGCGGAAATGACTAACCTTAGCAAAAAATTACGCGAAACTTTACAACAACACTTTTACTTTAACCTCACACACATTGCTCAAAGTGTAGTAGCCCAAGATGGCACAGTAAAGTTCGTTTTTGAACTATTTGACGGAAAAAAAATAGAAGGCGTGCTCATTCCTACACCTAACCGCATGACTGCATGCATCTCCTCACAAGTGGGGTGCAGCTTAGATTGCCACTTCTGCGCCACAGGTAGAATGAAAATGCTGCGAAATTTAGAAAGTGCAGAAATAGTAGACCAAGTAGTTCATATTCAAAAAAAGGCTTTGGAAATATACCAAAGACCTGTAACTAACATTGTTTTTATGGGCATGGGCGAACCTTTACTCAATTATAGCAACGTTGTTCAAGCTTACCACCATTTGACAAACTCGCAAGAAATGGGCATAGGATCTAAAAGAATTACTATCTCCACAGCAGGCATCGCCAAAGGTATTAAACACTTAGCAGATGATGGCATAAAAGCTAAACTTGCACTTTCGTTACACGCCCCTTCAGATGAAAAAAGAAGCAAAATTATGTCTATAAACACTCATAACAATCTTAGCACTCTGCAACAAGCCCTACAATACTACTACTCTAAAATGAAACAATACGTTACTTTTGAATATGTGATGCTTAAAGATTTCAATGATACGTTAGAAGACGCAAAGGAACTTGTCAAGTGGTGCCGAAAAATTCCCTGCAAAGTAAATTTGATAGAATACAACGAAACAGGTACATTCAAAGGAAGCAGCCCTGAAAAAATTAAAATTTTTGAACAGTACCTTCTACAACATAACATTCCAACCAGCATACGCAGAAGTAGGGGCAAGGATATTAACGCAGCTTGCGGGCAGCTTATCATCCAAGATAAAAATACGGTGCTTAAATCTACATAAAGATATCAAACTACCCTATTCTCGTAAAATCAAGCTGTTTCCTGTCATTTGTACAGGTTTAGGAATACTCATAATGTCCAAAATTGTAGGGGCTACATCTTGCAAAGTTCCCCCTGCTCTAAGTTTTACATTTTTGTTTGATTCATCTACATAGATGCAAGGCACAGGGGCAAGGCTGTGAGCAGTATTTGGCGAACCATCAGGATTTATCATATAATCGGCATTGCCATGATCTGCAATAATTAAAACAGCGTAATTATACTTTATGGCCAAGTTGGTAATCTGCTCTACACAATGGCTGACCGTAGTACAAGCTTGAATAACTGCTTGCATATCACCCGTATGCCCTACCATGTCAGGATTAGCAAAATTAACACATACAAAATCAGGCTGCTTAATAGCAATTTGATGTAGGGCTACATTCGTTACACCATAAGCACTCATTTGGGGCAATAGGTCATACGTAGCTACTTTGGGAGAGGGTACTAACTCTCTGTGTTCGTTCTCAAAGGGCAATTCCTGCCCTCCGTTCAAAAAGAAAGTAACATGCGGATATTTTTCTGTTTCGGCAATACGTAGTTGTGTTTTACCGTGCTTGGCAATAACTTCGCCCAAAGTCATAGAGATATCTTGCTTTTCAAACATAACTTTTACATTCTCAAATGTGGGATCATATTCCGTAAGAGTAACATATTTCAAAGGAAGTTTTTGCATATTGTAGTTTTCAAAATCTCGTTGAGAGAGTGCTTCGGTAAGTTCCCTTCCTCTATCAGAACGAAAGTTGAAAAACAAAACAGCATCGTTAGGTTCAATAGTAGCTAAGGGCTGTTGATGCTTATCTACATGTATGATAGGTTGAATAAATTCATCTGTGATGCCATTTTCATACGACTCTTTTATGGCTTTGAATAAATTCTGTGTTTTTTTGCCTATTCCTTTTGTAATAGCATTATAAGCTAACTGGATACGTTCCCAGCGCTTATCTCTATCCATAGCATAGTATCGCCCTACGACAGTAGCTAAAACAGTATTGGGATATTGGGCAATATATTCTAACATTTGCTCAATAAACCCTAATCCACTTTGGGGATCACAATCTCGCCCATCAGTAAAAGCATGCAAGGCAATTTTATACGCCCCCAATTCGGATGCTGCCCGGATTAAATCTTTGGCATGCTCTATATGACTATGAACCCCCCCATCAGAAACTAAGCCTAATAAATGCAAAGTTTTTTTGTTCGTTTTTGTATATTCTACTAACTCCTGAAAAACTGCATTTTTTTCAAATTCTTTATTCCTAACTGCAATATTTAGCCGTAATAAGTCTTGATAAATTACCCTTCCTGCACCGATACAAGTATGCCCTACTTCAGAATTACCCATTTGTCCATCAGGTAACCCCACAGCTTCCCCTGATGCTAATAAAGTAGTATGTGGGTAGTTTTCCCATAAATAATCTATGTAGCGTGTATCGGCTTTGGCAATAGCGCTCACCTTTGGATCTTCTGTTATGCCCCAGCCATCCAATATGATCAAAAGGGCTTTTTTCATCAAGCAAAAATAAACAAAAGTCCATTGCGGATAAAAAACTCTGTTTTACTGCATTTATAGACGTGCGTTTATCCATTTAGTATTTTTCATACGCCATTCTGCGCATATCCAAATCCATATCCAGTAGCACAGTTCAGCAATCCACACAGTAACTGCTCCCAAATGCGCATAAAATACTAATCCGTATGCAAGCAAAATATAAACTATACACAGCACAATCTCCATTATCATGATAAACTTAACATCTCCTGCACCTTCTAACGCACCTGTATAAATGTAAGCTATTGCAAAACTTAACTGTACAAAAATCATAATTTGAAGAGAATGTAAAGAAGCTTGTATTAAACTTGAATTGTCTTGCACAAAGACAGACAACAGTTTTTCAGGAAAGAAAATATGCCCAACCAAAGTAACCATAGTAATACCTATACTCAAATGCAGGACTTTGTGCATAATTTGCTTAGCTTCCTGCCCTTTACCTTGACCAATTACATTACTTACAAGCGTATTAACTGCTGCATTCAATCCCCAAATTGGTACCATAAAAACTACATACACAGAGCGTATCACCTGGGCTATGGCTAACTCTCTTTCACTAATTTTTTCTACAAAAGCAAATGCCACAGCAAACGATACAATACCAACAAAAAACTTAACCATGATAGGTGCCGAAAGTGTCAAAATCTTACGCACTTGTGTAATATCTAAAAGCTTTCCCGAGTAAATTCGTATAGCTTTAATGTTTTTACAAAAAGGCAGATACGATACAAGTATCATGAACCCGATAAAATCGGCAATGGAGGATGCTGCAGCTGCACCTGCAATGCCCATTGCTGAAATTCCAAATTGTCCAAAAATTAAAACATAGTTAAGGGCTACATTAAGCAATACTGAAAACATTGTAGAAACCATTATGATAGAAGTGCGTTCAATAGCAGTAAATAAGCCCCTGTATAATCCTGCTAAGATTGCAAATGTAAATCCATACACACGATAGGCTAAAAATTCTTGAATTCCTTTGACAACCGCATGCGATTGAAAGCAGTATTGTAAGCCATATTCACTAAAAAATAAAATAATGAAGGTCATGAGTATCCCTATCAAAACAAGCAGAACTAATGCAGTTTTGAATATCACAGGTATTTCTTGGTAATTTTTTTCCCCTAAGCGTCTTGAAATAAGAATTTGTGTTCCTATCCCTACGGCTGAAAATGGATACAGAAGCATGAAATAAATTAAACCACCCATGCCTGCGGCTTCTAATGCTAACTCACTTAATCGGCTTAAAAATATTGTATCTGTAATGAATAATAAGCTAACTGCTAAATGTCCGATAATGATAGGTAAAGCAATAGATAGTATATGCCGATAGGTTACTTGTGTTTGCGGTCTAAAAAATGACATACAACTTAATCAATCCATGCTAAACTTAGTAAGTTCAAATTTTGATGCAAAATTATAAACAGGGCAGCCTTTACAATTTAGGTACGTATTTTGAAAGCACTTTTTATACAACAAAAATGTATTATTTACCTGCTGATACACGCTTGAAAAAATTCTTTTTGGGAGTAAGTTTGGCAGTATCTTTCATTTTATTATCGGCTTTTTTAATTCATCGTACGCGACATAGCAGTAAAACTACCATTGAGAGCAAAAAACCTACTGAACTCTTTAACTTCTCTAGCGCTGAACACTACGC includes the following:
- a CDS encoding cytochrome c maturation protein CcmE — encoded protein: MNKKWAFIIVLVVIASFGFMLYSMTSNSSEYADFATAKQKKKEVHIAGEWVMRDKAEYNPVKNPNLFTFYLKDEKGEVAKVVYKDSKPVGFEESQKVVVVGTWNGENFEASKIMMKCPSKYNDGAKPTVNND
- the rlmN gene encoding 23S rRNA (adenine(2503)-C(2))-methyltransferase RlmN — encoded protein: MQDIRKVSLSELTSFVEAQNEPPYRAKQIYQWIWQKQVRSFAEMTNLSKKLRETLQQHFYFNLTHIAQSVVAQDGTVKFVFELFDGKKIEGVLIPTPNRMTACISSQVGCSLDCHFCATGRMKMLRNLESAEIVDQVVHIQKKALEIYQRPVTNIVFMGMGEPLLNYSNVVQAYHHLTNSQEMGIGSKRITISTAGIAKGIKHLADDGIKAKLALSLHAPSDEKRSKIMSINTHNNLSTLQQALQYYYSKMKQYVTFEYVMLKDFNDTLEDAKELVKWCRKIPCKVNLIEYNETGTFKGSSPEKIKIFEQYLLQHNIPTSIRRSRGKDINAACGQLIIQDKNTVLKST
- the gpmI gene encoding 2,3-bisphosphoglycerate-independent phosphoglycerate mutase; translated protein: MKKALLIILDGWGITEDPKVSAIAKADTRYIDYLWENYPHTTLLASGEAVGLPDGQMGNSEVGHTCIGAGRVIYQDLLRLNIAVRNKEFEKNAVFQELVEYTKTNKKTLHLLGLVSDGGVHSHIEHAKDLIRAASELGAYKIALHAFTDGRDCDPQSGLGFIEQMLEYIAQYPNTVLATVVGRYYAMDRDKRWERIQLAYNAITKGIGKKTQNLFKAIKESYENGITDEFIQPIIHVDKHQQPLATIEPNDAVLFFNFRSDRGRELTEALSQRDFENYNMQKLPLKYVTLTEYDPTFENVKVMFEKQDISMTLGEVIAKHGKTQLRIAETEKYPHVTFFLNGGQELPFENEHRELVPSPKVATYDLLPQMSAYGVTNVALHQIAIKQPDFVCVNFANPDMVGHTGDMQAVIQACTTVSHCVEQITNLAIKYNYAVLIIADHGNADYMINPDGSPNTAHSLAPVPCIYVDESNKNVKLRAGGTLQDVAPTILDIMSIPKPVQMTGNSLILRE
- a CDS encoding MATE family efflux transporter; translated protein: MSFFRPQTQVTYRHILSIALPIIIGHLAVSLLFITDTIFLSRLSELALEAAGMGGLIYFMLLYPFSAVGIGTQILISRRLGEKNYQEIPVIFKTALVLLVLIGILMTFIILFFSEYGLQYCFQSHAVVKGIQEFLAYRVYGFTFAILAGLYRGLFTAIERTSIIMVSTMFSVLLNVALNYVLIFGQFGISAMGIAGAAAASSIADFIGFMILVSYLPFCKNIKAIRIYSGKLLDITQVRKILTLSAPIMVKFFVGIVSFAVAFAFVEKISERELAIAQVIRSVYVVFMVPIWGLNAAVNTLVSNVIGQGKGQEAKQIMHKVLHLSIGITMVTLVGHIFFPEKLLSVFVQDNSSLIQASLHSLQIMIFVQLSFAIAYIYTGALEGAGDVKFIMIMEIVLCIVYILLAYGLVFYAHLGAVTVWIAELCYWIWIWICAEWRMKNTKWINARL